In Chryseobacterium lactis, a single genomic region encodes these proteins:
- the rpsT gene encoding 30S ribosomal protein S20 has protein sequence MANHKSALKRIRQNETRRLRNRYYHKTARTALKALRNEENKAAATEQLPKVIALLDKLAKKNIIHKNKAANLKSKLTKHVNKLA, from the coding sequence ATGGCAAATCATAAATCAGCACTAAAGAGAATCAGACAAAACGAAACTAGAAGACTTCGTAATAGATATTATCACAAGACTGCTAGAACAGCATTGAAAGCCTTAAGAAATGAGGAAAACAAAGCTGCTGCAACAGAGCAACTGCCAAAAGTTATCGCTTTATTGGATAAATTAGCTAAGAAAAATATTATCCACAAGAACAAAGCGGCTAACTTGAAAAGCAAATTGACAAAGCACGTTAACAAGTTAGCGTAA